The nucleotide window AGATAACTGAAACTTACGGCTCGCTTTTTTATCCCCAAGGGATTACCAAAGATAAAATTAGTATAATAACTTGGTAAAGTCTTATTTCCAGTGATCAACTCATAAGGAGATAAAGAGAGCTTTAATTCTTGATAACCAAAAAGGAAGGCAAAAATTAGGAAAGAAAATATTTTCCTCATTTTTATATAATAATAAAATAAATTGATTTGTCAAATAAAGAAAGTAAATGTGTTAAAATATAAAACTTCTGAGTAAATTCAAGAGAAATAAAAAAGAATTGCCTTCAAACAAGAGAATCTTTTACTTATACTCAAATAAATATCTAAAATATCCTGAATAAAGCAACATTTTATTATGTTTGTTTATTATTCTCCTAACTATTCTCATCTTATAGCCTTATTGATTATATTTTATTTTTCTATCAAAGGTTCCCTCTATTACATAGCCCAATCTCTATAAGTTATTTAAGTCTTACGAAGTTCTTAAACATAAACTTATGGTTAGAGCCGTTAATAAAAGTATTGTTATTCGCATTAATAAAGTTATTGTTATTACCATTAATAAAAATATTATTATTAACACTAATAGAGTTAAAAATATTCCCGTATGATAGACCTACCCCCTATTACCCCCTCCATTAGGTTTTTCTTCTTCTGTGCAAATTTTTTCCCATTTTTTATATTTCTATTAAGAATTTATAACATTCTATAAACATAACTAATACAAATATAGTCAAAAATTTTAAAATGTCAAGGGAATTAAAAGTAAATGTGTTAAATATTATTATTATGATATGAATAATTTAAAATTATAAAGTTATAAATTTTTCGGGAATAATATAATCACCAAATCTATTTTGAGCTTTTAATAATCTTTCTTTTTGTTCTTTTAGTATTTGAAAAACTTCTTCTGGCGCGTTTTCTTTTTCGTAGAATTTTATTATCCTTTCAATTTTACTCAAATTTTCATTAACTCGTAAAGAGAATTGTTTATGATAATCTTCTAAAGAGTAATCTTTATTCAAAACTTCTCTAAAAAGAATTTTTAAATCTTCATAATAAGGAATATATCCGGTAGGAGTTTTTATCGCTTTAACTTCATTGTGAACTCTTTTTTCCATCCATTTATACCAGACTTTTTTATCGGTCTTTTCGTTTAAGAAATTGCCATTTTTATCTTTAAGAAAATAATTAACTCCGAATATCTTAACCTCTCTTTTTAATTTTTTGCCAAATTCCAAATAAATCTTTAAATATTTGCTTAAAGAAATTGATAAAAAATCAAGATTAGACATTGGATTAATCTTTTTGATACCCGTTTCTCCCAAAGTAGCAGGAGTAGTCTCTGATTCTAAAGCAGCTCCTTTAGTAATAACTCCGTGAGCCCAATCAAAAGCCTCTTCTACCGGTAGGGAAGTATCGGTATCTCTACCACCATAAACAATTCCACTGATTAATACTCCTTCGGGATTTTCTAAAGCCTCTAAATCTAAATTTTCAAAATGTTTTAATTCAATAGTGAAACGGGAATTATTATGAGAAGCAGGTATTTCTTTACCTTTTTCATCTTTCTTCCCCAAATACCATTCGCCAGAAAAGTTGTATCCCTCTTTTGGAATCTCTTTGGTTTTACCGTTCCAAAAGATAAAACCTTCTTTTGTTAAAAGAGCATTAGCAAATATTACTTCTCGTGGGGTAGTAAGTGCCTTATAAAGCATTGGGTCATCTTCTTCATTAATTCCTTCTAAAATTCCAAACATACCTTTTTCAACATTTATTGCTCTCAATTCACCATTTTTGATAAAAAGATAAGCGATATCATCACCGACTAATCTTTCTCCTTCCATCATCGCGGTAGAAGTCTTACCACAATAAGAAGGAAAGGCACCAGTAAAATAAGTAACCCTTCCATTAGGACCATTAATTCCCATTATCAACATATGCTCACAAAGCCAGCCTTCATTATAACCTAAATAGATTGCTAAACGCATTGCCAGTTTTTTGAGCCCGATAGAATTACCTCCGTATTGGGTATTCACGCTGTAACATACTAAGTTATCTCGGTCAATATAAATTCTTCTCTTATCAAGATTTTTACAAGTTTTTCTTTCGTCCAATTCTCCTTGACTATGAATAAATTTGAAAAAGCGATTATCTTTTAATTTCAAAAAAGTCTCGTAGCCTAAACGATAAAGTAAATTTTCACAATGGCAGACATAAGAGGAATCGGTCAGTTGGACTGCCGGAATTGCGTAAGGAGAATTTTTTGGTCCCAGAAGGTAAAAAATAATATAAAGTTCTCGGTCTCTCATTATGTCTTTCAAAAGTTTATGGATTTCATCGAGCCCTTCTTTTTGGAGAGCAATAAGAATTTCTTCTCCCAATTT belongs to candidate division WOR-3 bacterium and includes:
- a CDS encoding phosphoenolpyruvate carboxykinase (GTP) produces the protein MLQKFEKKFKKDHWDKLLKIKNNDLFSFLSFYLELLNPKEIYLVTEESDFDYIKKRALETGEEILTATPGHTIHFDNYYDQARDKKNTKILLREEEKLGEEILIALQKEGLDEIHKLLKDIMRDRELYIIFYLLGPKNSPYAIPAVQLTDSSYVCHCENLLYRLGYETFLKLKDNRFFKFIHSQGELDERKTCKNLDKRRIYIDRDNLVCYSVNTQYGGNSIGLKKLAMRLAIYLGYNEGWLCEHMLIMGINGPNGRVTYFTGAFPSYCGKTSTAMMEGERLVGDDIAYLFIKNGELRAINVEKGMFGILEGINEEDDPMLYKALTTPREVIFANALLTKEGFIFWNGKTKEIPKEGYNFSGEWYLGKKDEKGKEIPASHNNSRFTIELKHFENLDLEALENPEGVLISGIVYGGRDTDTSLPVEEAFDWAHGVITKGAALESETTPATLGETGIKKINPMSNLDFLSISLSKYLKIYLEFGKKLKREVKIFGVNYFLKDKNGNFLNEKTDKKVWYKWMEKRVHNEVKAIKTPTGYIPYYEDLKILFREVLNKDYSLEDYHKQFSLRVNENLSKIERIIKFYEKENAPEEVFQILKEQKERLLKAQNRFGDYIIPEKFITL